The Deltaproteobacteria bacterium sequence CCGGGCATCTGGAAGAACGTGATCCTGGCGCTGGACATCGCCGGGTACGTCTTCGCGTTCTTCCTGATCCCCCGCATCATCCTCGAGCGGCGCCACCCCTCGGCGACCTTGGCGTGGATGCTCAGCATCGCACTCCTGCCGCTGATCGGCATCCCCCTCTATTTCCTGATCGGCGTCCGCCGGGTCCGCCGGCACATCCGCGCCAAGATCGCCGCCGTCGCGCCGGTCGCCTCTTCCCTGTCCCACCGACTTCGACCCGAGGAGCTCCCCACCGACGTCGGGGAGCGGTGCGGCCGGGTCCTCCTCGCGGCGGGGACGCCGCCCCCAACGGAGGGGAACCGCGTCACCTTCCTTCACGAGGGGAACGAAGCGTACGAGGCCGTCCTCTCCCTGATCGGGTCGGCCGGAGACCATTTGCACGCCCAGTTTTTCATCCTCGACGTCGACCCCGTCGGGCGAAGGTTCATCCAGGCCCTCGCCTCCCGGGCGCGGGAAGGGATCCGCGTCCGGCTGCTCCTCGACGCCGTGGGATCGTGGCGGGCGCTGCGGAGAACCGTCCGCCCCCTGCGGGAGGCGGGCGGGCAGGTGGCGGCCTTCATGCCGGCGTTCCCCCTGCACCGCCGGTGGTCGGCTCACCTGCGGAACCATCGCAAGCTCCTGATCGCCGACGGACGGAAAGCGTTCACCGGAGGGATGAACATCGGGAAGAAGTACATGGGGCCGAGAACGTCGAAGGAACAGTGGAGGGACATCGCCGCGGTGATCGAAGGGCCCGCCCTTCCCGATTTGCAGGCGCTGTTCCTCGACGACTGGGCCTTCTCCACCGGGGAGACCCTCCCCGCGGGGGTCCTTTTCCCGCCGCCGGCCCGGTTCGCGGGGGGCAACCCCCCCCCGTGCGCCCTGCAGGTCGCCGCCTCGGGACCCGACCGCGAGGCGCGGCCGATCTACGAAGGGGTGTTCGCGGCGTTCACGTCGGCACGGCGGAGGCTGTGGATCGAGACACCGTACTTCGTCCCGGACGACGGCATCGGCGCGGCCCTCCGGAACGCCGCATTGCGCGGGGTGGACGTCCGCCTGATCGTCCCGGGAACGTCCGACCTGCGGATCGTGTCGCTGGCCGGGAGATCGTACTTCGACGAGATGATGGAGGCGGGAGTACGGATCCACCTTTACCGTCCGACGAACCTGCACGCCAAGGTGCTCGTGGTCGACGACGACGTCGGGGTGATCGGCTCGCCCAACGTCGACATGCGGAGCTTCTTCCTGAATTTCGAGCTCGGGGTGTTCCTGTACGATCGCCCGCAGATCGAGGCGCTGGCGGACGGGTTTCTCAAGGACCTCGAGAACTCGGAGCCGGTCGACCCCGTCCGGTTCGCGCGGCGGCCGCGTTCCCTGCAGCTGCTCGAGGACACCTGCCGGATCTTCTCCCCCCTGTTCTGACCCGCCGACCGTTACCCGGGCGGGGTGGAGCGGCGCGAGCGGAAGAAGGACGTGAGGATCGCGGCGCACTCTTCGGCGAGGACTCCGGAGGTGACGGCGGCGCGGTGATTGAGACGCGGATCGGAAGCGATGCGATAGAGGGTGGAAACGGCGCCCCCCTTCGGGTCCGGCGTGCCGTAGATGATCTCCGCCACCCGCGCGACGACCGCGGCGCCGGCGCACATCGGGCACGGCTCGAGCGTCACGACGAGGCGGCAACCGGTCAGGCGGTAGTTGCCGACCTTGCGGGCCGCGCCGCGCAAGGCGAGGATCTCGGCGTGGGCGGTGGGGTCGTTCGCGGTGACGGACCGGTTGTGGGCCCGGGCGAGGATCTTCCCTTCCGGAGAGACCACGACCGCGCCCACGGGGATCTCGCCGGCGGCCGCTCCCTTTTCCGCTTCCCGGAGCGCGGCGCGCATCCACACCGCCCCCGGAAGTTCCGGGGGCGCGGGACGCGCGGCACTTCGGGGGGAGCTACTCACGGGGGGGCGGCCCGCCACGTTCGTGCCGCTCCCCGGGCCGCGCGAACAGGAACCACCGGAGGCTGTCGCGTTCCCGGTCGGAAAGTCCGCGGTAGAAGGGCCAGGAGCGCATCGCCTCCTCCCGCTCCCCCGGCGGGAGGGAGCACCACTCCCAGATCTTTTGCCTTGCCGCACTGCGCGCCCCCGGCGGGAGGGAGCGCATCCGGTCGAAGAACTTGCGCACGACAGCGCGATCTTCCGGCACGGCGTCCTTCAACAGCTCCCGGCGATCCTTCAGGTAGCGCCGCCGCTCCTCGGGGAGCTCCCGCCATCGACGGTGCCGCTCCATGATCCGCTCCCGTTTTTCCGGGGTCAGCTCCTTCCACCGGCGGTACCGTTCCCGGATCCGCTCGCGCTCCTCGGGGGGCATCGCCCGCCACCGTTCGAGCCGCTCCTGCGGCACGTTGTCCACGCGCGGAGGACCTGGCGCGATCGATTCCGCGGCTTCCTCTCCCGCGGCACGCGCAAGAACGTCCGCGAAAGCGGTTCCGGACAACGAGAGAAGGATCACGAACGAGGGCAGGAAAACGGCCAGGGCGATCGTTCTCGCGAAACGGTGGATACGCCGGGTCATGCGCCGCTCCTTCCGCCCCGGGGACGGTGCGGCGAATCCGCGGAATCTCCCGGAGCGAGCAGTTCCATCTCCTCCGCGTCTCCGGTCGGGTCGAAAGCGGCCGGGTCTTCGAGAAGGTCGAGCAGGGCGATCATCTCCCGATCCTCGGTGGTGAGGGGGGCGGACGAAACCGGCGACTCCATCCGCGCGGTCGTCGTGCCCGGGGCGGCGCGTTCGCGGATCCCATCCCCCGGGGTGAGGAGGAAGAACCCCAACGCGGCGGCCGCGGCCAGCGGGACCGCCGCCCAACGCGAGGAAACGGAGAAAATCTTCTTCCGCGGAGGGAGCGCCCCTTCGGATTCGAGACGGGCAAAGACCTCTTCGCGGAAGCCGTCGGGCACGGATCCCCGGACCTGCCGGACCCCCGCCCCCACCGCACGCATCTGCCGCTCCAGCACCCGGCACCGCTCGCAGGAAGCGAGGTGCTCGCGCACCAATGCCGCCTCCTCCGGCGACGCCTCGCCGTCGACGCAGGCGCTGATCGGTTCACGGATGTCGCGGCAGCCCATCGTCATCCTCCGTCCTGTTCCTGTAAACCCGGGGAAGGGGGAAAAGGTTTCACGCCAAAACGTCTTTCGACAGCCGGGAGAGGAGCATCTCGCGGGCCCGGAAGATGCGCGTCTTCACCGCCTGCACCGTGACCCCGAGGACCTGCGCCACCTCCTCGTAGGAGAGCCCGTCCCCCCGGTTGAGGACGAACGCGGCGCGGTGCCCCTCCGGGAGTTCCCCGAGGGCGGTCCGGAAACGTTCCGTGAGCTGCGCCTCCCAGACGACCTGTTCGGGGTTCTGGTCGTCCGGCCCCGGTAGTTGCACCGCATAGACGCCGTCCCCCCCCTCCCCTTCCGAAAGGATCGGGACCTTCTCCCCGTCCTCTTTCGTGTCCCGCAGGTAGTTGAGCGTGGCGCGTCGGGCGATTGTGTACATCCATGTGGTGAATTTCGCGGTGGGGCGGTACGTGGGCGCGGCGCGGGCGATCCGCAGGAAGATCTCCTGGGCCGCCTCTTCCGCGGCGGAGGAGTCCCCCGTCATCCGCCAGGCGAACCGGACCACGGCGCGATGATGGCGGGAAAACAGTTCCTCGAACGCCTCCCGGCTCCCCTCGCGGAAGAGGAGCATCAACTCCTCGTCGGTCCGCACTAGAACGGCCAGAAGCGCGCCTCTTCCCAGTACATCTCCCGCATCTGGTCGTATTGCCGCGTCAGGACGTCCAGGTGGTCCTGCTCCCAGGCGACGAGGTCGGAGAAGACCTTTTCCGCCCGGGCGTCGCCGGCCGCCGTTTTCCACAGGGCGGTGAACTGGGCGATCGCGCGTTTCTCCAGCGTCATCCCGATGGAGAGCGCCGCCACCTCACCCTCCACCTGCCGGCCCTCCTTCACGAGGTCGTCGGTGAGCAGGGGGCTTTTGAACTTCGCGAGCGCCTTCTTCGCGGATGCGCTCCGCTCCAATTTCATCCCTTTTCCCTCGGCCAGCCGCTGCATCTGGTTCACGATCGCCGCGCGGTGGCGTTCCTCCTCCTCCATCAGGAACAGGAACATCTGGCGGACCGCATCGCGTCGGGCGCTTCCCGCCGCCATCCGGTAGAACTCCGCGCCGTCGATCTCGTTGCGCAGCGCCTGCTTCAGCCCCTTCATCACGGCGCCCTCCTTCGCTCGCGACGGACCCTTTTTCATTTGGGGAGATCCTCCTCCTGCATTAAGATGATTCCATTATGCAGGATATCATCCGCGACCTACTGATCAAGATCGGCGAGGACCCCGACCGCGAGGGGCTCAAGAAAACCCCGGAGCGGTTCGAGCAATCGATCGCGTTCCTTACGCAGGGGTACCGGCAGGACCCGCGCGAGGTGCTGCGGGGCGCCATCTTCCACGAGCAGTACGACGAGATGGTGACGGTCAAGGACATCGACATCTTCTCGATGTGCGAGCACCACATGCTCCCGTTCTTCGGGAAGTGCCACGTGGCGTACATGCCGCGCAAGCACATCGTCGGGCTGTCGAAGATCGCCCGTGTCGTCGAGCTCTACGCGCGCCGACTGCAGGTCCAGGAGCGGTTGACGCAGGAGATCGCGACCGCCCTCATGGACACGCTCCAGCCGCACGGCGTGGCGGTGGTCATCGAGGCGTTCCACCTGTGCATGATGATGCGCGGCGTGGAGAAGACGAACGCCAAGGCGGTCACCTCGGCGATGCTGGGGGTGTTCCGCACCCGGGAATCGACGCGGATGGAGTTCCTGGAGTTGATAAAGCCGAATCTAAACATTGTTCGGTAGCAGTGGGAGGACACTCCTTCCCTTCACCCGGGGTTGAACCAGGAATGTCCCCCCCTGTTCGTTAGCCGGCGGACTCCCGCTTCGGCTGCGTCGCCTCGGAGGGCGGGGCTCCGTTCGTGGCTCGCCGTGCGATGAACCTGCACGGCTGCGCTTTACCTCACTACGCCCCCCCTCCTGCGGCGACTCCGCCGGAGTACTTAGCCCGGCGACCGCCGGGCAATGGATCACGCTCACCCGAACGGCGAGCGGCGCGGGCCGACGCCGCAGGAGGAGCCGCCTCTGGGCGAGGTCCCCTTCGTGGTGAACAGGGAGATCCCCATCTTCACCGCGCGGCCGCCGCACGCGGGGCACGCCTCGTCCTTCTTCTCCTCGGTCAGCCGCTTGTACGACTCGTACTGCTGGCCGCACGTTTCGCACCGGTACTCATAGAGCGGCATCGGTCTTCCCCCTATCTCTCGGGCACGCCCAGTTTTTTGAGGATCGTTTCCATCAGGCACCAGTTCGTCCACCCCGACTGGAACAGGTTGAGCCCCACGAAGGCGGTGAACAGCAGGAACCAGGGAGAAACGTACCATCCCAGTCCGAGGCTCACCAGCACGAAGGTCCCCGCGATCACCCGGATCCAGCGCTCGACATTCATCGCACTCCCTCCCGTTCCACTCCCCGTTGGATGTTCCGGGAGCCTTCCGTTGCGGAAGGTAACTGCACTTGGAGTGCCAACCACAGAGAATGAACGGGAAATTCGTAAGTTATCGAACGGGTCAATCAATCAGCCAACGACCGGGAAGGCATGGTGGCGCAGGCTCCCCGGATGGAGCACGTTCCGTTTCACTGGATGCAACATTATATGTCAGGCAGGGGTCACGTGATACCGAGGCGTTTCATCTTCCGCCAGAGGGTGGAGCGGTCGATCCCCAGTGACGTGGCGGCCGCTCCCTTGTTCCACCGGTGCTCCTCGAGCGCCCGAAGCAGGAGGTCCCTCTCCCCGGTCGGGGCGTCGACCGTCGACCGATGGGGAGCGTCTTCCAGGACGGTGACGGGTTCCCCTGCGGGAACGGCAGTCGTCTCCTTCGGGCGGCCGCGGCCATGCTCCCGCACCTCGTCCGCGATGTCCTCCATCCCGAGCACCGCGTCCCGGGAGCAGACGGCCCCCCGCTCCAGCACGTTCTCCAGCTCCCGCACGTTGCCGGGCCACGGATACTCCATCAGGCAGCGCATCGCCTCGGGGGAGACGGCGCGCACCCGGTCGAGCCCCCGCTTCCGGAGGGACTTCAGTACGTGATCGACCAGCAGGGGGATGTCCTCCCGGCGCTCGCGCAGCGGCGGGACGACGAGGGGGATGACGTTCAGGCGGTAGAAGAGATCCTCCCGGAACCGCCCGGCCTGCATCTCTTCCTTCAGCTCCCGGTTCGTCGCGGCGATCACCCGCACGTCGGCGTGCTGCGTCCTGCTGCTCCCGACGCGCTCGAACTCGCGGTCCTGGAGGACGCGAAGCAGCTTCACCTGGAGGGCCGGGGAGATCTCGCCGATCTCGTCGAGGAAGATCGTCCCGCCGTCGGCCGCCTCGAACCGCCCCACCTTGTCCGCCACGGCGCCCGTGAAGGCCCCCTTCACGTGGCCGAACAGCTCGGACTCGAGCAGCGTTTCCGTGAGGGCCGCCGCGTTGACCTTGACGAACGGCTTCTCCCTCCGGGGCGACAGCTCGTGGATCGCGCGGGCGAACAGCCCTTTCCCGGTCCCGCTCTCCCCGGTGATCAGCACGGTGGAATCCGTGTCCTTCACCACCTCGACGAGGTCGAAGATCCGTCGGATCCGCGGCGTCTTTCCGACGATGTCGCGGAACGGGAATTTCGACTTCCGCTCCTCGGCGATCCGCTCGATCTCCTCGAAGCTGCGAAAGGAGATGACGAACCCGTGCACCTCGCCCGTCTCGCTCGTAAAGAACGCCCAGCTCGCGGAGACGGGAACGATGCGGCCATCCGCGCGGACGAGGGTCCCCTCGACGTCGACCCGGGGCTTTCCCCCCTCGCCGAGCTCCCCCATCGGGCAGTCGTGCTGCGCGGGGCCGAACGAGGCGCGGAGCACCTCCCGGCAATCCTTCCCGAGCGCTTCCACCCCCGGGATCCCCACCAACCGCTCCGCGGCCCGATTGAACGAGGCGATCCGATGATCCCGGGCGACGGTGATCACCGCCTCGCTCAGGCTGTTCAGGATCGCCGCGAGCATCCGTTCCCCGGAGAGGGCGTTGCCGGAGGGCACGCCGTGCAACAGATCGTCGCTTCCCATGCCATCAAGTGTACCAGAAGACCTTGACACCTGTGGGGCCGATGGTTAACATTGACGTTGAGGTAAAGTACGGGTGAAGCTGAAAGCCAGCGAAGACCACCAGCAGATCGGCGAACTCTCCCGTTCGCTCGGCGTGACGACCCGGACGCTGCGGCTCTACGAGCAGATGGGGCTGATCGACCCGCCGCAGCGGACCGAGGGGGGGATCCGGTTCTACACGAAGGACGACATCCGGCGGATCAAGTTCGTCCTGAAGGTGAAGGAGCTCGGGTTGTCGCTCCAGCAGATGCAGGAGTTGGCGGAAATCTACAGCGAGACGAAGATGCCGGACAAGATCATGCCACGCCTGATCGAGTTGCTCGACTCCCACACGGGCGCGATCCACCGGAGGATCGGAAAGCTGTCGTCCCTGGCGCGGGACATCGCGGAGTACCGGAAGCGGATCGTCGACTTCTACGGCATCCCGAGGTAGAGAGGGCGGGTCACCCGTTCCCGAGCATCCCCTTCTTCAGGCCCCCGTCGGCCGGCTTCTCACCGAACCAGATGAGAAGCACCCCCTGGGCGAGCGCCGGGGACCGGACCGACCCGAGGGACTTCCCGTTGTGCGACGCGGCCACCGTGCCGTCGGGGGAGAGGGAGATGTCGACCGTGTCGCCCGCGACGAAGTCGGCCGTGAACCAGGAGAGGAACGCCTTCGCCTCCGCGGATCGCGCGACCTCGGGGGAGTTGTTCGAAAGACCCTCGGCGAACGCATCGACGATCGCCTTCTTCTCCACCTTCTTGTATACGAAGTTCATTCGGATGAGCTTCTCGCCGGGGTCGGCGAGGAGCTGCGCGGGGGTCGCCACCTTCCGCTCCGTGTAGAGCGACCCGACGTATACCTTGACGGTGAAGAATTTCTTCCGGACACCGGCCCCGTTGAGCAGCAGCGTTTTCTGGTGGACGGAAACCGTCGGGGCGACGTTCACCCCGGCGACCTCCAGCGCGAAGGCTTGCGACGACAGCAGCAGGAACGACAGCGCGAGCGCCAACTTCTTCATCAGGTACCCCCCCAGTTTGTGGGTTGTGGGCAGGGGACACACCTGCAGTGGGAGGACACTCCTTCCCTTCCTCCCGGGCCAGGACCAGGAATGTCCCCCCCTGGCAGGTATGTCCCCTGAAAGCGCCTACGCCTTAGAGTACACTTTTCCTGCCGTACCTTCCGCCGAAAAAAAAACGTCTGTGGCTGGTGGCGCAGGAAGCCGCCACGTCTCCGGGACTTTCCCTTCGGCGGAGTCGCCGCAGGAGGGGGGGCGCAGTGAGGTAAAGCGCAGCCGTGCGGGTTCACCGCACGGCGAGCCACGAACGGAGCCCCGCCCTCCGAGGCGACGCAGCCGGGCACCGGTGACCGGTTTCAGAGCGGGTAGCGCTCCGATTCGAGGGCCGCGGCGGCGAGCTTGTGCTTCGCGTCGAGGAGGCCGGAGGCGTCGTACCGGGTCGCCCGCCGGATCCCGGAGAGGAGCATCTGCAGCGTGTTCCCCTCGCCGACGTAGAACGCCGCGCGCCGCGCCGCGCTGACGGCCGCCTCGGACGCCGGGAACGCGAACGCCTTGACGGCCGCCGCGGCGAGATCCGCGCGGGAGGCGTTCCCGGAGGCGGCGATCTTCTCCGCCCGCAGCACCGCGCTTTCGATCGCGAAGACGCCGATCGCCACGTCCGCAAGGGCGATCAGCGTTTCCTGCTCGTCCTTCACCTTCCCGCCGAACCGCTGCACGGCCGCGCCGGCCAGCACGAGGAAGGCGTCCTTCAGGTTGCGCAGCAGCGCCTTCTCCGCTCCGAACGGCCCGGACGGCGTTTCCCCCGCGGCGGCGGAGAGGCGTCCCACCGCCTTCATCACCTCGTCCTGCAGCGGGATCTCCCCCTTCATCGCCCGGCGCAGAAGCGTCCCGGGGATGAGCATCCGGTTGATCTCGTTCGTCCCCTCGAAGATCCGGTTGATCCGCTCGTCGCGGTAGTAGCGCTCCGCGGGGTACTCCTGCGTGTAGCCGTACCCGCCGAAGATCTGGACGACCTCGTCGACCACCTGCGCGAGGACGTCGCTGCAGAAGACCTTCGCGACGGCGCACTCGATGGAGTAATCCTCGATCCCCTGCTGGTACGCGTCATAGTAGCCGGGGATCCCCTTGGGGACGGCGGCCAGGCGGTCGTCGATCATCCCGGCCACGCGATACACCAGGGCCTCGGAGGCGAACAGCGCCGCCGCGGTGTCGGCGATCTTCTCCCGGATGGCGCCGAACGTCCCGATGGTGACGCCGAACTGCTTGCGCAGGTTCGCGTACCGCACCCCGTCCGCGAAGGCGAATTTTCCGGCGCCGGTGACGCAGGCGCCGAGCTTCAGGCGCCCGACGTTCAGCACGTTGAAGGCGATCTTGTGCCCCTTGCCGATCTCGCCGAGCACGTTTTCCACGGGGACCTTCGCGTCCTCGAGAATCAGCGAGGTCGTCGAGGAACCGCGGATCCCGAGCTTCTTCTCCTCCGGGCCGGGCGTCACCCCCTCGAAGGTGCGCTCGACCAGGAACGCGGTGAAATGCTGCCGGTCGATCTTGGCGAAGACCGTGTAGAGGTCGGCGAAGCTCCCGTTCGTGGTGAACTGCTTGGTCCCGTTCAGAAGGTAATATTTCCCGTCCGGCGTGAGGGTGGCGGTCGTCTTCGCCCCGAGGGCGTCGCTGCCGGAGTCGGGCTCCGTGAGGCAGTAGGCGGCCATCCACTCCCCGGTGATGATCTTCCCGAGGTACTTCTCCTTCTGCGCCTTCGTCCCGTAGTAGACGAGGGGCAGGGTGCCGATCCCCGAGTGCGCGGTGTACGCCACGGAGAAACCGCCGTAGATGGACGCCTTCTCCGCCGCCAGCATGCTCGTGGTTTTCGGGAGATCGAGACCCCCGTACTCCTCGGGGGCGTCGATCATCAGGAGGCCCAGCTTCCCGAACTGACGCAGGAGCTTGACCATCAGGTCGAAGTCGTGGTTCTCCAGCTTTTCCACGTGGGGGAGGACCTTTTCGCGGAGGAACTGGTCCGTGGTGTCGGCGAGCTGAAGCTGCTCGTCGCTGAAATCCTCGGGGGTGAACACGGCCCCCGCGGTTGC is a genomic window containing:
- a CDS encoding acyl-CoA dehydrogenase family protein encodes the protein MTTGEKILHGGGYLIEDATAGAVFTPEDFSDEQLQLADTTDQFLREKVLPHVEKLENHDFDLMVKLLRQFGKLGLLMIDAPEEYGGLDLPKTTSMLAAEKASIYGGFSVAYTAHSGIGTLPLVYYGTKAQKEKYLGKIITGEWMAAYCLTEPDSGSDALGAKTTATLTPDGKYYLLNGTKQFTTNGSFADLYTVFAKIDRQHFTAFLVERTFEGVTPGPEEKKLGIRGSSTTSLILEDAKVPVENVLGEIGKGHKIAFNVLNVGRLKLGACVTGAGKFAFADGVRYANLRKQFGVTIGTFGAIREKIADTAAALFASEALVYRVAGMIDDRLAAVPKGIPGYYDAYQQGIEDYSIECAVAKVFCSDVLAQVVDEVVQIFGGYGYTQEYPAERYYRDERINRIFEGTNEINRMLIPGTLLRRAMKGEIPLQDEVMKAVGRLSAAAGETPSGPFGAEKALLRNLKDAFLVLAGAAVQRFGGKVKDEQETLIALADVAIGVFAIESAVLRAEKIAASGNASRADLAAAAVKAFAFPASEAAVSAARRAAFYVGEGNTLQMLLSGIRRATRYDASGLLDAKHKLAAAALESERYPL
- a CDS encoding MerR family transcriptional regulator, which gives rise to MKLKASEDHQQIGELSRSLGVTTRTLRLYEQMGLIDPPQRTEGGIRFYTKDDIRRIKFVLKVKELGLSLQQMQELAEIYSETKMPDKIMPRLIELLDSHTGAIHRRIGKLSSLARDIAEYRKRIVDFYGIPR
- a CDS encoding sigma 54-interacting transcriptional regulator, whose translation is MGSDDLLHGVPSGNALSGERMLAAILNSLSEAVITVARDHRIASFNRAAERLVGIPGVEALGKDCREVLRASFGPAQHDCPMGELGEGGKPRVDVEGTLVRADGRIVPVSASWAFFTSETGEVHGFVISFRSFEEIERIAEERKSKFPFRDIVGKTPRIRRIFDLVEVVKDTDSTVLITGESGTGKGLFARAIHELSPRREKPFVKVNAAALTETLLESELFGHVKGAFTGAVADKVGRFEAADGGTIFLDEIGEISPALQVKLLRVLQDREFERVGSSRTQHADVRVIAATNRELKEEMQAGRFREDLFYRLNVIPLVVPPLRERREDIPLLVDHVLKSLRKRGLDRVRAVSPEAMRCLMEYPWPGNVRELENVLERGAVCSRDAVLGMEDIADEVREHGRGRPKETTAVPAGEPVTVLEDAPHRSTVDAPTGERDLLLRALEEHRWNKGAAATSLGIDRSTLWRKMKRLGIT
- a CDS encoding sigma-70 family RNA polymerase sigma factor; translated protein: MLLFREGSREAFEELFSRHHRAVVRFAWRMTGDSSAAEEAAQEIFLRIARAAPTYRPTAKFTTWMYTIARRATLNYLRDTKEDGEKVPILSEGEGGDGVYAVQLPGPDDQNPEQVVWEAQLTERFRTALGELPEGHRAAFVLNRGDGLSYEEVAQVLGVTVQAVKTRIFRAREMLLSRLSKDVLA
- the tadA gene encoding tRNA adenosine(34) deaminase TadA; this translates as MRAALREAEKGAAAGEIPVGAVVVSPEGKILARAHNRSVTANDPTAHAEILALRGAARKVGNYRLTGCRLVVTLEPCPMCAGAAVVARVAEIIYGTPDPKGGAVSTLYRIASDPRLNHRAAVTSGVLAEECAAILTSFFRSRRSTPPG
- a CDS encoding zf-HC2 domain-containing protein, with product MGCRDIREPISACVDGEASPEEAALVREHLASCERCRVLERQMRAVGAGVRQVRGSVPDGFREEVFARLESEGALPPRKKIFSVSSRWAAVPLAAAAALGFFLLTPGDGIRERAAPGTTTARMESPVSSAPLTTEDREMIALLDLLEDPAAFDPTGDAEEMELLAPGDSADSPHRPRGGRSGA
- a CDS encoding DUF2892 domain-containing protein, whose translation is MNVERWIRVIAGTFVLVSLGLGWYVSPWFLLFTAFVGLNLFQSGWTNWCLMETILKKLGVPER
- a CDS encoding zinc ribbon domain-containing protein: MPLYEYRCETCGQQYESYKRLTEEKKDEACPACGGRAVKMGISLFTTKGTSPRGGSSCGVGPRRSPFG
- a CDS encoding ferritin family protein, with the protein product MKKGPSRAKEGAVMKGLKQALRNEIDGAEFYRMAAGSARRDAVRQMFLFLMEEEERHRAAIVNQMQRLAEGKGMKLERSASAKKALAKFKSPLLTDDLVKEGRQVEGEVAALSIGMTLEKRAIAQFTALWKTAAGDARAEKVFSDLVAWEQDHLDVLTRQYDQMREMYWEEARFWPF
- the folE gene encoding GTP cyclohydrolase I FolE, with the translated sequence MQDIIRDLLIKIGEDPDREGLKKTPERFEQSIAFLTQGYRQDPREVLRGAIFHEQYDEMVTVKDIDIFSMCEHHMLPFFGKCHVAYMPRKHIVGLSKIARVVELYARRLQVQERLTQEIATALMDTLQPHGVAVVIEAFHLCMMMRGVEKTNAKAVTSAMLGVFRTRESTRMEFLELIKPNLNIVR
- a CDS encoding DUF3106 domain-containing protein yields the protein MTRRIHRFARTIALAVFLPSFVILLSLSGTAFADVLARAAGEEAAESIAPGPPRVDNVPQERLERWRAMPPEERERIRERYRRWKELTPEKRERIMERHRRWRELPEERRRYLKDRRELLKDAVPEDRAVVRKFFDRMRSLPPGARSAARQKIWEWCSLPPGEREEAMRSWPFYRGLSDRERDSLRWFLFARPGERHERGGPPPRE
- the cls gene encoding cardiolipin synthase, with the translated sequence MTAIPGIWKNVILALDIAGYVFAFFLIPRIILERRHPSATLAWMLSIALLPLIGIPLYFLIGVRRVRRHIRAKIAAVAPVASSLSHRLRPEELPTDVGERCGRVLLAAGTPPPTEGNRVTFLHEGNEAYEAVLSLIGSAGDHLHAQFFILDVDPVGRRFIQALASRAREGIRVRLLLDAVGSWRALRRTVRPLREAGGQVAAFMPAFPLHRRWSAHLRNHRKLLIADGRKAFTGGMNIGKKYMGPRTSKEQWRDIAAVIEGPALPDLQALFLDDWAFSTGETLPAGVLFPPPARFAGGNPPPCALQVAASGPDREARPIYEGVFAAFTSARRRLWIETPYFVPDDGIGAALRNAALRGVDVRLIVPGTSDLRIVSLAGRSYFDEMMEAGVRIHLYRPTNLHAKVLVVDDDVGVIGSPNVDMRSFFLNFELGVFLYDRPQIEALADGFLKDLENSEPVDPVRFARRPRSLQLLEDTCRIFSPLF
- a CDS encoding chalcone isomerase family protein — protein: MKKLALALSFLLLSSQAFALEVAGVNVAPTVSVHQKTLLLNGAGVRKKFFTVKVYVGSLYTERKVATPAQLLADPGEKLIRMNFVYKKVEKKAIVDAFAEGLSNNSPEVARSAEAKAFLSWFTADFVAGDTVDISLSPDGTVAASHNGKSLGSVRSPALAQGVLLIWFGEKPADGGLKKGMLGNG